The uncultured Cohaesibacter sp. genome window below encodes:
- a CDS encoding phage virion morphogenesis protein: protein MPFLSFTYDYASADREIRRLIDRIEDKAAVHRVIGMALYDQTMDRFEKEEDPDGNKWAPLTPLTLSNRRQPKGILRDSGELIRSIHFTASAANAEVGTNLNHPKVWVMQHGATIKPRRFQSLRIPVSGGAEGYVFSTGVKIPARRYIGIGRQDEEVIREELEGYLGA from the coding sequence ATGCCGTTCCTGAGCTTCACATATGACTATGCTTCTGCCGACCGGGAAATCCGTCGCCTTATTGATCGTATTGAAGACAAGGCTGCGGTTCATCGTGTTATCGGCATGGCGCTCTATGACCAGACCATGGATCGCTTTGAGAAGGAGGAAGATCCGGACGGCAACAAATGGGCACCCCTAACGCCGCTCACTCTTTCCAACCGTCGACAGCCTAAAGGGATCCTCCGGGATAGCGGTGAGCTGATCCGCTCAATCCATTTCACAGCCAGCGCTGCCAATGCTGAAGTCGGCACCAATCTCAACCATCCCAAAGTTTGGGTCATGCAGCACGGTGCGACCATCAAACCACGCCGGTTCCAATCCCTGCGCATTCCGGTTTCTGGTGGGGCAGAAGGCTACGTCTTCAGCACGGGCGTAAAGATCCCCGCCCGTCGCTATATCGGCATAGGGCGGCAGGATGAAGAAGTGATCCGGGAGGAGCTGGAGGGGTATCTGGGAGCGTGA
- a CDS encoding DUF935 family protein produces the protein MSRKSRRNRGRIRTAQQASALPKPEKNASVPRNGGQLIATAQNDITIPFYSDILVPQDPTIKEKGPHKGLKLYDEVMQDGRAKATLSKRYSKITRREWMVKAASEEDRDVKAKEGIEAILDALPFDAICKDLAKAILKGFAISEIVWGRNADGLVVPVRIKSHDPMRFAFDKDWNPRLLTPGNSIEGEAVPKRKFITHRFGAEGNNPYGLGLGSVLFWHVLFKREGVGFWMKFLDKFAAPIPFGKFAVGTPNNEQKKLLNSLIAMVQQGALVAPIGTEVSFLEAARSGNASYEEWCRFWDEQTSEVVLGSTLSTSVKGQGSRAAAQTHADETDSIVDDDCDQLSDTLNETLLHWITELNWPGARPPTVWRPRPRNESEEEDQKKKTAERRQSDIRSLDAARRQGFEPKNLQEWLSSVFDAEMIPVEVTVPSDDQQSAFADDEGPVAHLIDQLEDLAGPQQQIWLERIRERLTGVASFGDASKVLLDLSGQLEIDPVGRILGDAIALSEITGRSDIIDETGIYPSKDVGSKKKTKIL, from the coding sequence ATGAGCCGCAAATCCCGCAGAAATCGTGGTCGCATCCGGACGGCTCAGCAGGCAAGCGCGTTGCCCAAGCCGGAGAAGAATGCCTCAGTGCCCAGAAACGGCGGGCAGCTCATTGCGACGGCACAGAATGATATCACCATTCCCTTCTATTCGGACATTCTGGTTCCGCAGGATCCGACCATCAAGGAGAAAGGCCCGCACAAGGGCCTCAAACTCTATGATGAGGTGATGCAGGATGGCCGAGCGAAGGCAACGCTCAGCAAGCGCTACTCCAAGATTACGCGCCGTGAATGGATGGTGAAAGCAGCCAGCGAAGAAGACCGGGACGTAAAGGCCAAGGAAGGCATTGAGGCAATACTCGATGCGCTGCCCTTTGATGCCATTTGCAAGGATCTGGCGAAAGCGATCCTCAAGGGCTTTGCTATCTCGGAGATCGTCTGGGGGCGCAATGCAGATGGGCTTGTCGTGCCAGTCAGGATCAAGTCCCATGATCCGATGCGCTTTGCTTTTGATAAAGACTGGAACCCGCGTCTGCTGACACCGGGCAATAGCATCGAAGGGGAAGCCGTTCCCAAACGGAAATTCATCACGCACCGGTTTGGTGCGGAAGGCAACAATCCCTATGGTCTGGGTCTTGGTTCCGTCTTGTTCTGGCATGTGCTGTTCAAGCGTGAGGGCGTGGGCTTCTGGATGAAATTCCTGGACAAGTTTGCCGCCCCCATTCCCTTTGGCAAGTTCGCGGTCGGCACTCCGAATAATGAGCAAAAGAAACTGCTCAATTCCCTGATTGCCATGGTGCAACAGGGCGCTTTGGTTGCGCCAATCGGAACTGAGGTCAGCTTTCTGGAGGCAGCCCGTTCTGGCAACGCTTCTTATGAGGAATGGTGCCGGTTCTGGGATGAACAGACCTCCGAGGTGGTTCTCGGCAGCACGCTTTCGACCAGCGTCAAAGGGCAAGGCTCTCGCGCCGCCGCCCAAACTCATGCCGATGAGACCGACAGTATCGTTGACGATGACTGCGACCAGCTTTCCGATACGCTGAATGAAACCCTGCTGCATTGGATTACCGAACTAAACTGGCCCGGTGCCAGACCGCCAACTGTCTGGCGTCCACGTCCTCGCAATGAGAGCGAGGAGGAAGACCAGAAAAAGAAGACGGCGGAGCGCCGCCAGTCTGATATTCGTTCCCTTGATGCTGCGCGCAGACAGGGTTTCGAGCCAAAGAACCTGCAGGAATGGCTTTCGAGCGTATTTGATGCGGAAATGATCCCGGTTGAGGTGACGGTTCCTTCTGACGATCAGCAAAGCGCCTTTGCTGATGATGAAGGTCCGGTTGCGCACCTGATTGACCAGTTGGAAGATCTGGCCGGTCCTCAACAGCAGATCTGGCTTGAGCGGATCCGCGAGAGGTTGACCGGAGTTGCCAGCTTTGGCGATGCCTCCAAGGTTTTGCTGGATCTATCTGGCCAATTGGAAATTGATCCGGTGGGCCGCATTCTGGGCGATGCCATCGCGCTTTCCGAGATCACGGGCCGGTCAGACATCATTGACGAGACGGGGATCTATCCTTCCAAGGATGTCGGCTCAAAAAAAAAGACCAAAATCCTGTAA
- a CDS encoding Gp37 family protein, protein MTDLILKTDLLTNLESGLVERLKAFLPSPYYIAPFPNEPEQFDMARMEAVCLVHYSGSRYSKPTDQIRQVRELQFTLALYIHALRGGVEDDRLAAYGTIELLRKAAQNVRLDGCKPFYLVSDQMVGQQAGRWDWQIDIACETVAVAAEHNIPRPRYPLNSARQEV, encoded by the coding sequence TTGACTGATCTCATTCTCAAAACCGACTTGCTGACCAATCTGGAAAGCGGGCTGGTCGAACGGCTCAAGGCGTTTCTGCCATCACCCTATTATATCGCGCCGTTTCCAAATGAACCGGAACAGTTCGATATGGCGCGGATGGAAGCGGTGTGTCTGGTCCACTATTCCGGTTCCCGCTACAGCAAGCCAACCGACCAGATCCGGCAGGTGCGTGAGCTTCAGTTTACGCTCGCTCTTTACATCCATGCCCTGCGTGGTGGTGTCGAAGATGACCGGCTTGCAGCCTATGGCACCATCGAGCTTCTTCGCAAGGCCGCCCAGAATGTGCGCCTTGATGGCTGCAAACCGTTCTATCTGGTCTCAGACCAGATGGTTGGTCAGCAGGCTGGTCGCTGGGATTGGCAGATCGATATTGCCTGCGAGACCGTGGCGGTCGCCGCCGAGCACAATATTCCCCGCCCGCGTTATCCCCTCAACAGCGCAAGACAGGAGGTCTGA
- the terL gene encoding phage terminase large subunit, producing the protein MSKPALKKQLKSKEFLNGLTDMAEAFRLKIELEVDAFPIDPRLRAERQKKVTDAEAGYRFFAETYFPHYLTSAPSMLHEHLYGDLPMMVTTKDGQRRLVIAPRGSAKSTHISLIFPLWCIVRGLKHYIVLIMDAFEQAAVMLEALKAELEVNPRLKYDFPEIFGQGRVWREGDIVTRNNVKVEGFGTGKKIRGRRHGPYRPDLAILDDIENDENVASPKQRDKLESWIAKAVLKLGPTDGSMDVLYAGTVLHFDAVIVRYSKKPGWHVTEFRAILQWPDDMALWDTWEETYLNEVEPEADAFYAANKEAMDKGAVLNWPANHSLLFLMKERAGDHAAFESEYQNKPLALDNPFQSITWWVRINRDWLFFGAVDPSLGKNNRNRDPSAILVGAYDKESAILDVVEASIRRRVPDLIIADIISMQREYQCQMWFAEVVQFQEFLRTELIKRAANAGLALPAYPVSPIIDKNLRIERLQIPISDGTIRLHKSQQTLIDQLQQWPMADHDDGPDCLEMLWKHTIEMAATTLTATSITTAAPTSQGTLGGYRL; encoded by the coding sequence ATGAGCAAGCCAGCCCTTAAGAAGCAGCTCAAATCAAAGGAGTTCCTGAACGGCTTGACCGACATGGCGGAAGCCTTCCGCCTGAAGATCGAGCTGGAGGTGGACGCCTTTCCGATTGATCCCCGTTTGCGCGCCGAAAGGCAAAAGAAGGTTACGGATGCCGAGGCGGGCTATCGCTTCTTTGCCGAGACCTATTTCCCGCACTATCTGACCTCAGCGCCATCCATGTTGCATGAGCATCTTTATGGAGACCTGCCGATGATGGTGACCACGAAAGACGGCCAGAGGCGACTTGTCATCGCGCCGCGTGGGTCTGCGAAATCCACCCATATCAGTCTCATTTTCCCGCTCTGGTGCATCGTCCGAGGGCTCAAGCATTATATTGTCCTGATTATGGATGCCTTCGAGCAGGCAGCCGTGATGCTGGAAGCTCTTAAGGCGGAACTGGAGGTTAATCCGCGCCTCAAATATGACTTCCCCGAGATCTTTGGGCAGGGCCGCGTCTGGCGTGAGGGCGATATCGTCACCCGTAACAATGTCAAAGTGGAGGGCTTCGGTACGGGCAAGAAAATCCGTGGCCGTCGCCATGGTCCTTATCGCCCGGACCTTGCCATCCTTGACGATATCGAAAACGACGAGAATGTTGCCAGCCCCAAACAGCGCGACAAGTTGGAAAGCTGGATCGCCAAGGCCGTTCTCAAGCTCGGTCCGACCGACGGCTCCATGGATGTGCTTTATGCCGGGACTGTCTTGCACTTTGATGCGGTTATCGTCCGCTATTCCAAAAAGCCCGGATGGCATGTCACCGAGTTCCGCGCCATCCTCCAGTGGCCGGATGACATGGCGCTCTGGGATACATGGGAAGAAACCTATCTCAATGAGGTCGAGCCGGAGGCTGATGCCTTCTATGCAGCCAACAAGGAAGCGATGGACAAGGGTGCGGTTCTCAATTGGCCGGCCAATCACTCTTTGCTTTTCCTGATGAAGGAGCGTGCGGGCGATCATGCCGCCTTTGAAAGCGAGTATCAGAACAAGCCCCTCGCGCTCGATAATCCCTTCCAGAGCATCACATGGTGGGTACGGATCAATCGGGACTGGTTGTTCTTTGGCGCTGTCGACCCATCCCTTGGCAAGAATAATCGCAATCGCGACCCATCGGCCATATTGGTTGGGGCCTATGACAAGGAAAGTGCCATTCTCGATGTCGTGGAAGCTTCCATCCGCCGTCGCGTTCCGGACCTCATCATCGCTGATATCATTTCCATGCAGCGGGAATATCAATGCCAGATGTGGTTTGCCGAGGTCGTGCAGTTTCAGGAATTCCTGCGCACCGAACTGATCAAGCGAGCGGCAAATGCTGGCCTTGCTCTGCCTGCCTATCCGGTCTCTCCGATCATTGACAAGAACCTGCGCATCGAGCGGCTTCAGATCCCGATCTCCGATGGAACGATCCGCCTGCACAAGAGCCAGCAGACCTTGATCGATCAGCTTCAGCAATGGCCGATGGCGGATCATGATGACGGGCCGGACTGTCTGGAAATGCTCTGGAAACACACTATTGAAATGGCTGCCACCACTCTGACCGCCACCAGTATCACCACTGCCGCCCCAACCAGTCAGGGCACGTTAGGAGGCTATCGACTATGA
- a CDS encoding calcium/sodium antiporter, which yields MEYLFVLAGLVFLYFGGEWLVRGAIGISRKLGLPAFLISLTVVGFGTSMPELLVSLKAAIGGYPGIVLGNVVGSNIANILLIVGLAAVIAPIKVSKDMSRRDAIVMVISAIALVAALAFQTITLLAGGAMLLALFAYLALAYMQDRKEGCSESDQITFPLSTSRVVILLAIGLVMLVAGADLLVRGATTIASDLGVSNAVIGLTVVAVGTSLPELATSVVAALHRRSDIAIGNVIGSNIFNILGILGITSLVCPVPVAERFFQIDGWVMLGATLLLFGLLLFCRQIGRLVGSGFLLAYATYVVSMA from the coding sequence ATGGAATATCTCTTTGTCTTGGCCGGTCTCGTTTTTCTCTATTTTGGTGGCGAATGGCTGGTTCGCGGCGCAATTGGCATTTCGCGCAAACTAGGCTTGCCTGCATTTCTGATATCGCTGACGGTGGTCGGGTTTGGCACTTCGATGCCAGAGCTGCTGGTGTCCCTAAAGGCGGCGATTGGCGGTTACCCGGGCATTGTCCTCGGCAATGTGGTGGGGTCTAACATTGCCAATATACTCCTGATCGTCGGCCTTGCTGCGGTTATTGCTCCCATAAAGGTTTCAAAGGACATGTCCAGGCGCGATGCCATCGTCATGGTGATTTCTGCCATCGCGCTTGTCGCTGCCCTTGCATTCCAGACCATCACACTGCTGGCCGGAGGCGCAATGCTTCTGGCGCTGTTTGCCTATCTTGCATTGGCCTACATGCAGGACAGGAAAGAGGGGTGTAGTGAGAGTGATCAAATCACATTCCCCCTTTCAACGTCTCGTGTTGTGATACTGCTTGCGATAGGGCTTGTCATGCTGGTGGCAGGTGCCGATCTGCTAGTTCGTGGCGCCACCACCATTGCCTCGGATCTGGGTGTTTCCAATGCCGTCATCGGTCTCACGGTCGTCGCGGTGGGAACGAGCCTTCCAGAGCTGGCAACCTCGGTGGTTGCTGCCCTGCACCGACGTTCAGATATTGCCATCGGCAATGTGATCGGCTCCAACATATTCAACATACTGGGCATATTGGGCATTACCTCGCTGGTCTGCCCGGTTCCGGTTGCCGAACGATTTTTCCAGATAGACGGCTGGGTCATGCTGGGTGCAACATTGCTGCTGTTTGGCCTTCTGTTGTTCTGCCGCCAAATCGGACGCCTTGTCGGAAGTGGCTTTCTGCTTGCCTACGCCACCTATGTGGTCTCGATGGCATAG
- a CDS encoding phage tail protein, with product MAERKYGAEIVTVDDGGTTVTELKAATALLVGTAPIQDVHATAEERAAYINKKVLIKRRDQIAEYFGPVRDGYTIPAALHQMFDQEGTQGIGTICVVNVFDPDTHVTDGSPDPSVVTNLEIIGTFDAAGQPSGLQHAYACYQSFGWFPKFLLVPGFSTLTGVRTAMQTIANKVRARFFLDAPLGVSAQQVIEARGDGGDFDWQVSSRRAVGCWPYLKFVDLDPNSETAGQKVPLWYSPVLAAIWMRYIVEVGYHHSPSNREIICEEPAQECLYIPGDFTSDVQEMRANGIVTCEERHGKGPHTSGNRSMAWPTDTNMRNFLHVQLIEDVLHEAVLHYLDQWKDRNGNPANIELVEDRINAYGLGKTTGKDPALSGFRFAFDRQQTTTATVAEGHYYWTMKWAPVGVMEWLTVNDWIDTDLLGDPLGLSTTDTSTDVA from the coding sequence ATGGCTGAGCGCAAATATGGTGCCGAGATTGTTACGGTTGATGATGGTGGCACGACTGTTACCGAGCTGAAAGCGGCAACGGCCCTGTTGGTTGGCACGGCTCCCATTCAGGACGTTCATGCAACGGCTGAAGAGCGCGCCGCCTACATCAACAAGAAGGTCCTGATCAAGCGTCGTGACCAGATCGCAGAATATTTCGGGCCGGTGCGCGATGGCTACACCATCCCGGCAGCGCTGCATCAGATGTTCGATCAGGAAGGCACGCAAGGGATCGGCACTATCTGCGTGGTCAACGTGTTCGATCCGGACACACATGTCACAGACGGAAGTCCGGATCCGAGTGTGGTCACCAATCTGGAAATTATCGGCACCTTTGATGCCGCTGGGCAGCCATCGGGGCTTCAGCATGCTTATGCCTGCTATCAATCCTTTGGCTGGTTCCCCAAATTCCTTCTCGTCCCCGGCTTCTCGACCCTGACCGGTGTTCGGACTGCCATGCAGACCATCGCCAACAAGGTGCGGGCGCGCTTCTTTCTGGATGCGCCCTTGGGCGTCTCGGCCCAACAGGTCATTGAAGCGCGAGGGGACGGCGGTGACTTTGACTGGCAGGTCAGTTCCCGTCGTGCCGTTGGTTGCTGGCCCTATCTGAAGTTCGTTGATCTGGATCCCAACTCTGAGACTGCCGGTCAGAAGGTGCCTTTGTGGTATAGCCCGGTGCTGGCCGCCATCTGGATGCGCTATATCGTTGAGGTTGGCTATCATCATAGCCCGTCCAACCGGGAAATCATCTGCGAGGAACCTGCCCAAGAATGCCTCTATATTCCCGGAGACTTCACCTCTGATGTGCAGGAAATGCGCGCCAACGGCATTGTCACTTGCGAAGAGCGCCATGGCAAAGGGCCACACACCTCGGGCAACCGCTCAATGGCGTGGCCAACCGATACCAATATGCGTAACTTCCTGCATGTGCAGCTCATCGAAGATGTGCTCCATGAGGCGGTGCTTCACTATCTCGACCAGTGGAAGGACCGCAACGGCAATCCGGCCAATATCGAATTGGTCGAGGATCGCATCAATGCCTATGGGCTGGGCAAAACCACTGGCAAGGATCCGGCTCTTTCGGGATTCCGGTTCGCCTTTGACCGCCAGCAGACCACCACGGCGACGGTTGCCGAAGGGCATTATTACTGGACCATGAAATGGGCACCGGTCGGGGTCATGGAATGGCTGACCGTCAATGACTGGATCGATACCGACCTGCTGGGCGATCCTCTTGGCCTTTCCACCACAGACACATCAACCGATGTGGCATAA
- a CDS encoding capsid protein, which produces MATATDQFTPSPTLTNIAVSYRNPDYSLIADDVLPRVPSARNFKYQSYNEAEAFTLPDTKVGRRSTPNQVEIEGTEKDSSVEDFGIDVPLDQVTIDEAKKNGFNPEHRATERATDIVILGREVRVASLVTDASQYDDNLVETLAGTDLFDDPASDPLTIIEDLMASCWIKPNQITFGHKPWFAVRKNPIVVKAVHGNSGDSGRVTQAQFAELIGVKRVLVGEGRVNINKPGEDPELVRVWGNSVSGQFINRTADTTGGLTFGYTAQVGKKVAGTLPANMGLYGGKLVRSGESVKELIIANKAGFLIRNATSA; this is translated from the coding sequence ATGGCCACAGCTACGGACCAATTTACCCCGAGCCCGACACTGACCAATATCGCGGTTTCCTACCGAAACCCCGATTACAGTCTCATAGCTGACGATGTGTTGCCTCGCGTGCCGTCTGCCCGCAACTTCAAATATCAGTCCTACAATGAAGCGGAAGCCTTCACCTTGCCGGACACCAAGGTCGGGCGTCGTTCAACGCCGAACCAGGTCGAGATCGAAGGGACCGAGAAGGATTCATCGGTTGAGGATTTCGGCATCGACGTGCCTCTGGACCAGGTCACGATTGATGAAGCCAAGAAGAATGGCTTCAATCCCGAGCATCGGGCAACGGAACGGGCAACTGACATTGTCATTCTGGGGCGGGAAGTGCGGGTTGCCAGTCTGGTGACCGATGCATCCCAATATGATGACAATCTGGTTGAAACGCTGGCCGGAACCGATCTCTTTGATGATCCCGCGTCTGATCCACTCACCATCATTGAAGACCTGATGGCCTCCTGCTGGATCAAGCCCAACCAGATCACCTTCGGGCACAAGCCGTGGTTTGCGGTGCGCAAAAACCCGATTGTGGTGAAAGCCGTGCATGGCAATAGCGGTGACAGCGGTCGTGTCACGCAGGCCCAGTTTGCCGAACTGATCGGCGTCAAGCGGGTGCTGGTCGGTGAGGGTCGCGTCAATATCAACAAGCCCGGTGAAGATCCCGAGCTGGTGCGGGTCTGGGGCAACTCGGTTTCTGGTCAGTTCATCAACCGCACCGCTGACACCACCGGAGGTCTGACCTTTGGCTACACGGCGCAGGTCGGCAAGAAGGTCGCCGGAACGCTTCCGGCCAATATGGGGCTTTATGGCGGCAAGCTGGTCCGGTCTGGCGAGAGCGTCAAAGAACTGATCATTGCCAACAAGGCAGGCTTTCTGATCCGGAACGCCACCTCGGCTTGA
- a CDS encoding DUF1320 domain-containing protein, with the protein MAETGTYLTVEELIARQDESDLLALCGTGGWNGAAGRQIDHARLTYQIKRAQSLISGYVKSRYPALETLLPEEMPEALKGASETLVLYWLRDRVHDTSGVSDEWRDRYRDVVSWLKDIHAGRADLDVPGLEPTLSEDSSAVQFSFPESRSDHILKGYGFD; encoded by the coding sequence ATGGCTGAGACGGGAACATATTTAACGGTCGAAGAGCTGATTGCTCGCCAGGACGAAAGCGATCTGCTCGCACTTTGCGGGACGGGTGGTTGGAATGGAGCGGCTGGTCGGCAAATCGATCACGCCCGTCTCACCTATCAAATCAAACGCGCCCAGAGCCTGATCTCCGGTTATGTCAAATCCCGCTATCCGGCTCTTGAAACCCTGTTGCCAGAGGAAATGCCCGAAGCCCTGAAAGGGGCATCGGAGACCCTTGTCCTCTACTGGCTGCGGGATCGTGTTCACGACACATCCGGGGTTTCTGACGAATGGCGGGATCGTTATCGCGATGTGGTGAGCTGGCTCAAGGATATCCATGCGGGGCGGGCCGATCTCGATGTGCCGGGGCTTGAACCTACTCTTTCCGAGGACAGTTCTGCGGTTCAGTTTTCCTTCCCCGAAAGCCGTTCCGATCACATTTTGAAGGGATACGGCTTTGACTGA
- a CDS encoding phage major tail tube protein, whose protein sequence is MADYRRYGQSVQSDVYLEDNSLIGIAKSFQLPAIKWKTVSIETLGQVAVYEPPTRVLEALSGSFTMSFFEPDLMAAFFNPTKSQKLQFHQYVDLNNEDGYDAERSFTRISILTLRVTSYEHQEVSLGENEDIPLEFSCSRLVQRIHDSDQTLLEVDVFNNRAGNSSGDFWS, encoded by the coding sequence ATGGCAGATTATCGTCGGTACGGCCAATCGGTCCAGTCTGATGTTTATCTTGAAGACAACAGCCTGATTGGCATCGCCAAGAGCTTTCAGCTACCGGCCATCAAATGGAAAACCGTTTCTATCGAGACGCTGGGTCAGGTCGCGGTCTATGAGCCGCCAACCCGTGTTCTGGAAGCTTTGAGCGGCTCTTTCACGATGAGCTTCTTTGAGCCGGATCTGATGGCTGCATTCTTCAATCCGACCAAATCGCAGAAGCTGCAGTTCCATCAGTATGTCGATCTCAACAATGAAGATGGATATGATGCGGAGCGGTCTTTCACGCGCATCTCGATCCTCACCTTGCGAGTCACCAGCTACGAACATCAGGAAGTCTCTCTGGGGGAAAATGAAGATATCCCTCTGGAGTTTTCCTGCTCCCGCCTTGTCCAGCGCATTCACGATAGCGACCAGACGCTGCTGGAAGTTGATGTCTTCAACAATCGTGCAGGGAACAGTTCCGGCGATTTCTGGAGCTGA
- a CDS encoding PBECR2 nuclease fold domain-containing protein yields the protein MRLPTRTWSDLLHHGHDRAFVVAGAQKDALLEDFQQAIDDAIAKGMPLKGWLDKDDTYHPGFIDRFDEIVKRHGWDYNGGRNWRARVIYETNLKTAYAAGRYKQMTDPATLKAFPYWQYKHAWERIPLHPREEHVAWDGLILRADDPWWQTYYPPNGWKCGCGVRPVSRAKLKRMGKETPDTAPSIQHVRRSDPGTGEEIDYPAGVDMGWAYAPGRTWADGTIPRELQRSNPKQLTLPHIDPLPEMRAIARPVQADVLPKGLEDADYVSAFLSEFGADESEPVLFRDKAGQVLVIGEDLFKRPDGSQKLNSSRSVQLLRLAEALKDPDEIWVDWEWHSHLKKWVLKRRYLRASPNLAGLSVFEWGQDGWSGTTIYNAETGRKRKPNLNQINTWRRGALLFRRAMSADEN from the coding sequence GTGCGCCTGCCAACCCGCACCTGGTCCGATCTGCTCCATCATGGCCATGACCGAGCTTTTGTTGTGGCCGGTGCGCAAAAGGATGCACTGCTGGAAGACTTCCAGCAAGCCATTGATGATGCAATCGCCAAGGGAATGCCGCTCAAGGGCTGGCTTGATAAGGATGACACCTATCATCCCGGTTTCATTGATCGCTTTGACGAGATCGTCAAAAGGCACGGCTGGGATTACAATGGGGGCCGCAACTGGCGTGCCCGTGTCATCTATGAGACCAACCTGAAAACCGCCTATGCTGCCGGTCGCTACAAGCAGATGACCGATCCGGCCACGCTCAAAGCATTTCCTTACTGGCAGTATAAGCATGCCTGGGAACGCATTCCGCTTCATCCGAGAGAAGAGCATGTAGCGTGGGATGGTCTGATCCTTCGGGCCGATGATCCATGGTGGCAGACCTATTACCCGCCCAATGGTTGGAAATGCGGTTGTGGGGTGCGCCCTGTCAGCCGCGCCAAGCTCAAACGCATGGGCAAGGAAACACCTGATACCGCACCGTCCATCCAGCATGTGCGCAGAAGCGATCCCGGTACTGGCGAAGAGATTGACTATCCTGCCGGTGTAGACATGGGCTGGGCCTATGCGCCAGGACGAACATGGGCGGACGGAACCATTCCGCGTGAGCTGCAGCGCAGTAACCCAAAACAGCTCACCTTACCTCATATCGATCCTTTGCCCGAGATGAGAGCGATTGCCCGTCCTGTGCAAGCAGATGTGCTTCCCAAGGGACTGGAGGATGCTGACTATGTTTCGGCGTTCCTGTCTGAATTTGGTGCTGATGAAAGTGAGCCAGTGTTGTTTCGGGATAAAGCAGGCCAAGTGCTCGTTATCGGTGAGGACTTGTTCAAGCGGCCCGATGGCTCGCAGAAGCTCAATTCTTCCCGCTCAGTGCAGCTCTTGCGCCTTGCCGAGGCACTCAAAGATCCAGACGAGATCTGGGTGGATTGGGAATGGCATAGCCATCTCAAGAAATGGGTACTGAAACGCCGATATCTCCGGGCTTCGCCCAATCTGGCCGGTCTCAGTGTCTTTGAATGGGGGCAGGATGGTTGGAGTGGCACCACCATCTACAATGCGGAAACAGGCCGAAAGCGAAAACCAAACCTCAACCAGATCAATACATGGCGTCGAGGGGCGTTGTTGTTCCGTCGCGCTATGTCTGCTGACGAAAACTAA
- a CDS encoding DUF1804 family protein, with protein MAHKDEKRTDARRAYIRDQQSVPVIALSIGVSEATVRRWKRDAKQSGDNWDVARAAHMMAGEGLETVVSGVVEQFVTLFKATIEQLQDDGNLSPEERVKAMASLSDAFNKMVASAGRVAPKISELGVANDVLQRQAEFIRESYPQHAAAFLEILEPFGERLVEVYG; from the coding sequence ATGGCGCATAAAGACGAAAAAAGGACCGATGCCCGCAGGGCCTATATCCGGGATCAGCAGTCTGTTCCGGTTATTGCCTTGTCTATTGGCGTCTCTGAGGCCACCGTGCGCCGCTGGAAGCGAGACGCCAAGCAGAGTGGCGATAACTGGGATGTGGCGCGCGCCGCGCACATGATGGCGGGTGAAGGGCTGGAGACGGTGGTCTCCGGTGTGGTCGAGCAATTTGTCACCCTGTTCAAAGCCACCATTGAACAATTGCAGGATGATGGCAACCTGTCGCCCGAAGAGCGCGTCAAGGCCATGGCCAGTCTTTCGGATGCCTTCAACAAGATGGTTGCCAGTGCCGGTCGTGTCGCGCCGAAGATTTCCGAGCTTGGTGTCGCCAACGATGTCCTGCAGCGGCAGGCCGAGTTCATTCGTGAATCCTACCCCCAACATGCCGCAGCCTTTCTGGAAATCCTTGAGCCCTTTGGCGAGCGCCTTGTCGAGGTTTACGGATGA